TCCCCACAAGTGGAGAAGTCCTGTGTCGTGAACGATACGGAAGCTTCCGTATTACTCCGCCAGCAGCTCCAAGCTGCGGTTTTTCACCATCTCTTCGCACATCTCCACAAAGCGCGTGAGCTTCACGCCCTGCGTCTGCGCGTTCGTACCGCGGATGTTCAGGGACACGGTCTCTTCCGACGTCTCCTTATCACCGAGGACGAGGATGTAGGGATCCTTGTAGTTCTTGTACTTTTTGATCTTGTCGCGCATATTGTGATCGCCGAGGTCCATTTCCACGCGAATGCCCGCCTGCTGCAGAACCGATGCCACCTTCTCCGCGTACGCATTGTGCTCCGGACGTATGGGCACGAGAGCGACCTGATACGGCGAGAGCCAAAATGGGAATGCCCCCTTGAAGTTCTCGATCAGGATTCCGATGAATCGCTCAAAGGAGCCGAAGATGGCTCGATGCAGGAGTACGGGCTGCTTCTGCGAGCCGTCCTGCGCCGTATAGCGAAGGCCGAAGTTCGCGGGAAGCTGGAAATCCGCCTGCAGCGTACCGAGCTGCCACTCGCGGCCGATGGCGTCCTTCATCTTGATATCGATCTTCGGGCCGTAGAAAGCGCCGTCGCCCTCGTTGATCTCATAGTTGCCCTCGCCGAACTTCGCGTCGAGGATCGCCTTCAACTCGGCTTCCGCTTTGTTCCAGACTTCGATATCGCCCATGAAGTCGTCCGGACGCGTCGACAGCTCCGCCGCGAAGGTGAGTCCGAACGTAGCGTAGAGCTCTCTCGCAATGGACAGGATATCGTCCATCTCGGAGGCGATCTGCTCCTCCATGATGAAGTTGTGCGCGTCATCCTGCCGGAACATCTGCACGCGGAAGAGGCCGTTGAGCTCGCCCGACTTCTCCTTGCGGTGGATGACGTCGACCTGGTTGATGCGAATCGGCAGGTCCTTATAGGAGCGTGTCTTGTGAGCGAAGACTTTGATGGCGTGCGGGCAGTTCATCGGCTTC
This portion of the Selenomonas sp. TAMA-11512 genome encodes:
- the thrS gene encoding threonine--tRNA ligase; translation: MDREPLQKVYRHSLAHVMAKAVFELFGKETQIAIGPEIADGFYYDFLLPRPATNEDMPKIEDKMREILKRKETWTRKEVSKEEALALFADQAFKIELINDLPDGETITVYDTGDDFRDLCRGPHVENSQELLSTSFKLRSISGSYWRGDENREQLTRIYAYAFMTKDELKQHLAFIKEAQERDHKKIGPQLELFMFDETAPGMPYFLPRGWKLFNTLLDFWRGVHEKHGYTEISAPPINNKRLWVTSGHWAHYRDNMFLIPGAGGDIEADDTFAVKPMNCPHAIKVFAHKTRSYKDLPIRINQVDVIHRKEKSGELNGLFRVQMFRQDDAHNFIMEEQIASEMDDILSIARELYATFGLTFAAELSTRPDDFMGDIEVWNKAEAELKAILDAKFGEGNYEINEGDGAFYGPKIDIKMKDAIGREWQLGTLQADFQLPANFGLRYTAQDGSQKQPVLLHRAIFGSFERFIGILIENFKGAFPFWLSPYQVALVPIRPEHNAYAEKVASVLQQAGIRVEMDLGDHNMRDKIKKYKNYKDPYILVLGDKETSEETVSLNIRGTNAQTQGVKLTRFVEMCEEMVKNRSLELLAE